One window of the Zea mays cultivar B73 chromosome 3, Zm-B73-REFERENCE-NAM-5.0, whole genome shotgun sequence genome contains the following:
- the LOC100381442 gene encoding calmodulin binding protein isoform X2 — MRRVVRWLRQLLAGRKDERGGGLEVSHVGSGWSDGPEKEKRRWSFAKQRKSGGGGARSSGPDAVAPAAAVERSQLVGRPGEDARAREHRAAIAIQKTFRGYLARRALRALRSLVKIQALVRGYLVRKQATMTLHRLQTLMRLQADSIAVKNASYRRSMEQEERVYARDVQVKPLATAPVHRRMLSDSSDSIYERSPRIVEMDTCHLRSRSSRITSRYNKYKYNPDGLPEYHHRHAAPTPSCSPLPGGNGKHQPARVSFRQSARDRERDPRGSKTAQSTPRLASPHDSSSPAKSVEHSQLASTPRRRPATQRDRDRDALVSPRHMAGTASSAARTRCHSAPRQRKATDSEQAPSPRTGACCQEGASRRSCSHAHARGFCFQCSESTRTDGLSGISVSDEVGARDYYLDSFW, encoded by the exons ATGAGGCGCGTCGTGAGGTGGCTCAGGCAGCTACTGGCTGGCAGGAAGGACGAGCGCGGAGGAGGACTCGAGGTGAGCCATGTCGGTAGCGGCTGGAGCGACGGGccggagaaggagaagaggaggtGGAGCTTCGCGAAGCAGAGGAAGAGCGGAGGCGGAGGCGCGCGGTCGTCGGGTCCGGACGCCGTCGCTCCTGCTGCCGCGGTGGAACGGTCGCAGCTGGTGGGGAGGCCAGGGGAGGACGCGAGGGCTCGAGAACACCGTGCCGCGATCGCCATCCAGAAAACCTTCAGAGGCTACCTG GCTAGGAGAGCGCTCCGAGCTCTCCGGTCGCTCGTCAAGATCCAGGCGCTGGTACGGGGCTACCTGGTGAGGAAGCAGGCGACCATGACGCTGCACAGACTGCAGACGCTCATGCGGCTGCAAGCCGACTCCATCGCCGTCAAGAATGCATCGTACCGGAGATCCATGGAACAAGAA GAGAGGGTCTATGCTCGGGACGTCCAGGTGAAGCCGCTCGCGACGGCGCCGGTGCACCGCCGGATGCTGTCTGACAGCTCGGACTCCATCTACGAGCGCAGCCCGCGGATCGTGGAGATGGACACTTGCCACCTCCGCTCCCGGTCCTCACGGATCACCAGCAGGTACAACAAGTACAAGTACAACCCGGATGGCTTACCAGAGTACCACCACCGCCACGCGGCGCCGACGCCGTCGTGCTCGCCCCTTCCCGGCGGCAACGGCAAGCATCAGCCCGCGCGGGTCTCGTTCCGGCAGAGCGCCCGCGACCGCGAGCGCGACCCCCGGGGCTCCAAGACTGCGCAGAGCACGCCCCGGCTCGCCTCCCCCCACGACTCCTCCTCGCCCGCCAAGAGCGTCGAGCACAGCCAGCTGGCCAGCACGCCGCGGCGGCGCCCCGCGACGCAGCGGGACCGGGACCGGGACGCGCTCGTCAGCCCGCGGCACATGGCCGGCACCGCGTCCTCCGCGGCCAGGACGCGGTGCCACAGCGCGCCGAGGCAGCGGAAGGCGACGGACTCCGAGCAGGCGCCGTCGCCGAGGACGGGCGCCTGCTGCCAAGAAGGGGCGTCGAGGAGGTCGTGCTCGCACGCGCACGCCCGCGGGTTCTGCTTCCAGTGCTCGGAATCGACCCGGACGGACGGATTGTCCGGGATCAGCGTCAGCGACGAGGTGGGTGCCAGAGACTACTACCTGGACAGCTTTTGGTGA
- the LOC100381490 gene encoding pectinesterase precursor, giving the protein MGTPRARLLARIAVAAVVLLAPTTTCGVAGHSRALRPGGGRGQQQPSSLFPANATRAEAIERQFVEWVRYVGGLRHSTFQHAVARASPSYSLVVDKDPALGDFTTIQAAVDSLPAINLVRVVIRVNAGTYTEKVTVSAMRAFITLEGAGADKTVVQWGDTADSPTGPKGRPLGTFNSASFAVNAQYFLARNITFKFWRWRAGQNTSPVPKPGAAGKQAVALRVSADNAAFVGCRFLGAQDTLYDHSGRHYYKDCYIQGSVDFIFGNALSLYEDCHVHAIARDYGALTAQNRQSMLEDTGFSFVNCRVTGSGALYLGRAWGTFSRVVFAYTHMDDIIVPNGWFNWGDPNRELTVFYGQYKCTGPGATYAGRVAWSHELTDDEAKPFISLSFIDGTEWVRL; this is encoded by the exons ATGGGCACGCCACGAGCACGATTGTTGGCCCGCATTGCCGTGGCGGCCGTCGTGCTCCTCGCGCCGACGACGACGTGCGGGGTGGCCGGGCACTCgcgggcgctgcggcccggcggcgggcgcggccagcAGCAGCCGTCGTCGCTGTTCCCGGCGAacgcgacgcgcgcggaggcgaTCGAGCGGCAGTTCGTGGAGTGGGTGCGGTACGTGGGCGGGCTCCGGCACAGCACGTTCCAGCACGCGGTCGCCCGCGCGTCCCCCTCCTACTCGCTCGTGGTGGACAAGGACCCCGCGCTCGGCGACTTCACGACCATCCAggccgccgtcgactcgctcccgGCCATCAACCTCGTCCGCGTCGTCATCAGGGTCAACGCCGGCACCTACAC GGAGAAGGTGACCGTCTCGGCGATGCGCGCGTTCATCACCCTGGAGGGCGCCGGCGCGGACAAGACGGTCGTGCAGTGGGGCGACACCGCGGACTCGCCGACCGGGCCCAAGGGCCGGCCCCTCGGCACGTTCAACTCGGCGTCCTTCGCCGTGAACGCGCAGTACTTCCTGGCAAGGAACATCACTTTCAAG TTCTGGCGTTGGCGCGCGGGACAGAACACGTCGCCGGTGCCGAAGCCTGGGGCGGCGGGGAAGCAGGCGGTGGCGCTGCGGGTGTCGGCGGACAACGCGGCGTTCGTGGGGTGCAGGTTCCTGGGCGCGCAGGACACGCTGTACGACCACTCGGGCCGCCACTACTACAAGGACTGCTACATCCAAGGGTCCGTGGACTTCATCTTCGGCAACGCGCTGTCGCTGTACGAG GACTGCCACGTGCACGCGATCGCGCGGGACTACGGGGCGCTGACGGCGCAGAACCGGCAGAGCATGCTGGAGGACACGGGGTTCTCGTTCGTCAACTGCCGGGTGACGGGGTCCGGCGCGCTCTACCTGGGCCGCGCCTGGGGCACCTTCTCCCGCGTCGTCTTCGCCTACACCCACATGGACGACATCATCGTCCCCAACGGGTGGTTCAACTGGGGCGACCCCAACCGCGAGCT GACGGTGTTCTACGGGCAGTACAAGTGCACGGGCCCGGGCGCGACCTATGCCGGCCGGGTGGCGTGGTCGCACGAGCTCACCGACGACGAGGCCAAGCCCTTCATCTCGCTCAGCTTCATCGATGGCACCGAGTGGGTCAGGCTGTAG
- the LOC100272291 gene encoding Tryptophan--tRNA ligase, chloroplastic/mitochondrial-like yields MSRALLSHVLHRPPHFAYTCLRSGVGARGGVLASGIHPLRRLNCSAVEAVPGPTEEAPAPQARKKRVVSGVQPTGSVHLGNYLGAIKNWVALQDSYETFFFIVDLHAITLPYEAPLLSKATRSTAAIYLACGVDSSKASIFVQSHVRAHVELMWLLSSSTPIGWLNRMIQFKEKSRKAGDENVGVALLTYPVLMASDILLYQSDLVPVGEDQTQHLELTREIAERVNNLYGGRKWKKLGGRGGLLFKVPEALIPPAGARVMSLTDGLSKMSKSAPSDQSRINLLDPKDVIANKIKRCKTDSFPGMEFDNPERPECRNLLSIYQIITEKTKEEVVSECQHMNWGTFKTTLTEALIDHLQPIQVRYEEIMSDPAYLDNVLLEGAVKAAEIADITLNNVYQAMGFLRR; encoded by the exons ATGAGCCGCGCGCTCCTCTCCCACGTCCTCCACCGTCCGCCGCACTTCGCGTACACCTG CTTAAGGAGTGGCGTTGGTGCCCGAGGAGGAGTGCTCGCTTCTGGCATCCACCCACTCCGTCGTCTCAATTGCAGCGCGGTTGAAGCCGTTCCCGGCCCCACCGAGGAGGCGCCTGCTCCTCAGGCAAGGAA GAAAAGAGTAGTTTctggtgtacagccaacaggatcGGTTCACCTTGGAAATTATCTAGGGGCAATTAAGAATTGGGTTGCACTTCAG GATTCATATGAGACATTCTTTTTCATCGTGGATCTTCATGCA ATTACTTTACCATATGAGGCGCCACTGCTTtctaaagcaacaagaagcactgCTGCAATATATCTTGCATGTGGCGTCGACAGCTCCAAG GCTTCTATCTTTGTACAGTCTCATGTCCGTGCTCATGTTGAGTTGATGTGGCTATTGAGTTCTTCTACTCCTATTGGCTGGCTGAATAGAATGATCCAGTTCAAAGAGAAGTCTCGCAAGGCG GGTGATGAAAATGTTGGGGTTGCACTTTTGACTTATCCTGTTCTAATGGCTTCTGACATTCTTTTGTACCAG TCCGATCTGGTACCTGTTGGTGAAGATCAAACACAACATTTAGAATTAACTCGTGAAATAGCTGAGCGTGTAAATAATCTTTATGGTGGAAGAAAGTGGAAGAAATTGGGAGG GAGAGGGGGTTTGCTATTTAAG GTTCCTGAAGCCCTTATTCCTCCAGCAGGGGCTCGTGTTATGTCCCTAACTGATGGTCTCTCCAAG ATGTCCAAGTCTGCTCCTTCAGACCAGTCTCGTATTAACCTTCTTGACCCAAAAGAT GTGATTGCAAATAAGATCAAGCGCTGCAAAACTGACTCATTCCCAGG TATGGAGTTTGACAACCCAGAGAGGCCGGAATGCAGAAATCTTCTCTCTATATACCAGATTATCACTGAGAAGACTAAGGAG GAAGTTGTtagtgagtgccaacacatgaACTGGGGTACATTCAAGACTACACTCACGGAAGCTCTAATTGATCATTTGCAGCCTATTCAG GTTCGTTATGAGGAGATAATGTCTGATCCAGCCTACTTGGATAATGTCCTTTTAGAAGGAGCAGTAAAAGCTGCTGAGATAGCGGACATCACCCTGAACAATGTTTACCAAGCCATGGGTTTCTTGCGTAGATAA
- the LOC100381442 gene encoding calmodulin binding protein isoform X1 has protein sequence MRRVVRWLRQLLAGRKDERGGGLEVSHVGSGWSDGPEKEKRRWSFAKQRKSGGGGARSSGPDAVAPAAAVERSQLVGRPGEDARAREHRAAIAIQKTFRGYLARRALRALRSLVKIQALVRGYLVRKQATMTLHRLQTLMRLQADSIAVKNASYRRSMEQEVTHMERVYARDVQVKPLATAPVHRRMLSDSSDSIYERSPRIVEMDTCHLRSRSSRITSRYNKYKYNPDGLPEYHHRHAAPTPSCSPLPGGNGKHQPARVSFRQSARDRERDPRGSKTAQSTPRLASPHDSSSPAKSVEHSQLASTPRRRPATQRDRDRDALVSPRHMAGTASSAARTRCHSAPRQRKATDSEQAPSPRTGACCQEGASRRSCSHAHARGFCFQCSESTRTDGLSGISVSDEVGARDYYLDSFW, from the exons ATGAGGCGCGTCGTGAGGTGGCTCAGGCAGCTACTGGCTGGCAGGAAGGACGAGCGCGGAGGAGGACTCGAGGTGAGCCATGTCGGTAGCGGCTGGAGCGACGGGccggagaaggagaagaggaggtGGAGCTTCGCGAAGCAGAGGAAGAGCGGAGGCGGAGGCGCGCGGTCGTCGGGTCCGGACGCCGTCGCTCCTGCTGCCGCGGTGGAACGGTCGCAGCTGGTGGGGAGGCCAGGGGAGGACGCGAGGGCTCGAGAACACCGTGCCGCGATCGCCATCCAGAAAACCTTCAGAGGCTACCTG GCTAGGAGAGCGCTCCGAGCTCTCCGGTCGCTCGTCAAGATCCAGGCGCTGGTACGGGGCTACCTGGTGAGGAAGCAGGCGACCATGACGCTGCACAGACTGCAGACGCTCATGCGGCTGCAAGCCGACTCCATCGCCGTCAAGAATGCATCGTACCGGAGATCCATGGAACAAGAAGTAACCCACAtg GAGAGGGTCTATGCTCGGGACGTCCAGGTGAAGCCGCTCGCGACGGCGCCGGTGCACCGCCGGATGCTGTCTGACAGCTCGGACTCCATCTACGAGCGCAGCCCGCGGATCGTGGAGATGGACACTTGCCACCTCCGCTCCCGGTCCTCACGGATCACCAGCAGGTACAACAAGTACAAGTACAACCCGGATGGCTTACCAGAGTACCACCACCGCCACGCGGCGCCGACGCCGTCGTGCTCGCCCCTTCCCGGCGGCAACGGCAAGCATCAGCCCGCGCGGGTCTCGTTCCGGCAGAGCGCCCGCGACCGCGAGCGCGACCCCCGGGGCTCCAAGACTGCGCAGAGCACGCCCCGGCTCGCCTCCCCCCACGACTCCTCCTCGCCCGCCAAGAGCGTCGAGCACAGCCAGCTGGCCAGCACGCCGCGGCGGCGCCCCGCGACGCAGCGGGACCGGGACCGGGACGCGCTCGTCAGCCCGCGGCACATGGCCGGCACCGCGTCCTCCGCGGCCAGGACGCGGTGCCACAGCGCGCCGAGGCAGCGGAAGGCGACGGACTCCGAGCAGGCGCCGTCGCCGAGGACGGGCGCCTGCTGCCAAGAAGGGGCGTCGAGGAGGTCGTGCTCGCACGCGCACGCCCGCGGGTTCTGCTTCCAGTGCTCGGAATCGACCCGGACGGACGGATTGTCCGGGATCAGCGTCAGCGACGAGGTGGGTGCCAGAGACTACTACCTGGACAGCTTTTGGTGA
- the LOC103651223 gene encoding hexokinase-6 — MAKGGAVVGTAVVVCAAAAAAVGVAVVLSRRRSRRREAEDERKRKAAAVIEEVEQRLSTPTALLRGIADAMVEEMERGLRAEPHAPLKMLISYVDNLPTGDEHGLFYALDLGGTNFRVIRVQLGGRDRRVVKQQYEEVSIPPHLMVGTSTELFDFIAAELEKFVRTEGEDFHLPDSKQRELGFTFSFPVHQTSISSGTLIKWTKGFCINGTVGEDVVAELSRAMERQGLDMKVAALVNDTVGTLAGGRYADNDVVAAVILGTGTNAAYVEHANVIPKWTGLLPRSGNMVINMEWGNFRSDKLPRSEYDKSLDFESLNPGEQIYEKMISGMYLGEIVRRILLKLAHDASLFGDVVPPKLEQLFILRTPDMSAMHHDTSHDLKHLGAKLKDILGVPDTSLEARYITLHVCDLVAERGARLAAAGIYGILKKLGKDKLLGDFSQQRTVVAIDGGLYEHYKKFSACLEATLTDLLGEEVASSVVVKLANDGSGIGAALLAASHSQYAEAA; from the exons ATGGCGAAGGGCGGTGCGGTCGTGGGGACGGCTGTGGTGGTGTGCGCCGCGGCTGCCGCGGCGGTGGGGGTAGCGGTGGTGCTGTCGCGCAGGAGGAGTCGGCGGCGGGAGGCGGAGGACGAGAGGAAGAGGAAGGCGGCCGCGGTAATCGAGGAGGTGGAGCAGCGGCTCTCCACGCCCACCGCGCTGCTCCGGGGCATCGCGGACGCCATGGTCGAGGAGATGGAGCGCGGCCTTCGCGCTGAGCCCCACGCGCCGCTCAAGATGCTCATCAGCTACGTCGACAACCTCCCAACCGG GGATGAACATGGTCTGTTTTATGCACTGGACCTTGGCGGGACCAACTTTCGTGTCATCCGGGTCCAACTTGGCGGAAGGGACAGACGTGTCGTGAAGCAACAGTATGAAGAGGTCTCCATTCCGCCTCATCTTATGGTTGGAACTTCTACG GAACTATTTGATTTCATTGCTGCTGAGTTGGAAAAATTTGTGCGGACTGAAGGAGAAGATTTCCACCTACCAGATAGCAAGCAGAGGGAACTGggtttcaccttttctttcccagTGCACCAAACATCTATATCATCGGGGACTCTAATTAAGtggaccaaaggattttgcatcaATGGCACG GTTGGAGAAGATGTTGTGGCTGAATTGAGTAGGGCCATGGAAAGGCAGGGTCTTGATATGAAAGTTGCAGCTCTG GTTAATGATACTGTAGGCACATTGGCTGGTGGGAGATATGCTGATAATGATGTTGTTGCTGCTGTAATATTGGGCACTGGCACAAATGCAGCTTATGTGGAACATGCAAATGTGATTCCTAAATGGACCGGGCTGCTACCTAGATCAGGGAACATG GTAATCAACATGGAGTGGGGAAACTTCAGATCAGATAAACTTCCAAGGTCGGAGTATGATAAATCCTTAGACTTCGAAAGTTTGAACCCTGGTGAGCAG ATATATGAAAAGATGATTTCTGGAATGTATCTTGGAGAAATTGTCCGGAGGATCCTGCTGAAACTGGCTCATGATGCTTCATTGTTTGGGGATGTTGTTCCTCCGAAACTGGAACAGCTATTTATACTGAG GACGCCAGATATGTCAGCCATGCACCATGACACCTCACATGATCTCAAACACCTGGGAGCTAAGCTGAAGGACATTCTTGGG GTTCCTGATACTTCTCTGGAAGCAAGATACATCACTCTTCATGTGTGCGACCTTGTCGCAGAGAGAGGTGCACGCCTGGCTGCTGCTGGTATATATGGTATTCTGAAGAAGCTGGGTAAAGACAAATTGCTAGGTGACTTTAGCCAACAAAGGACTGTAGTTGCTATTGACGGTGGCCTATACGAGCACTACAAGAAGTTCAGTGCCTGCCTAGAGGCGACGCTCACAGACCTGCTCGGCGAGGAGGTTGCCTCATCGGTTGTTGTCAAGTTGGCCAACGACGGCTCAGGAATTGGAGCTGCACTTCTTGCTGCCTCGCACTCCCAGTATGCTGAAGCTGCATAG
- the LOC100381490 gene encoding pectinesterase isoform X1: MGTPRARLLARIAVAAVVLLAPTTTCGVAGHSRALRPGGGRGQQQPSSLFPANATRAEAIERQFVEWVRYVGGLRHSTFQHAVARASPSYSLVVDKDPALGDFTTIQAAVDSLPAINLVRVVIRVNAGTYTEKVTVSAMRAFITLEGAGADKTVVQWGDTADSPTGPKGRPLGTFNSASFAVNAQYFLARNITFKNTSPVPKPGAAGKQAVALRVSADNAAFVGCRFLGAQDTLYDHSGRHYYKDCYIQGSVDFIFGNALSLYEDCHVHAIARDYGALTAQNRQSMLEDTGFSFVNCRVTGSGALYLGRAWGTFSRVVFAYTHMDDIIVPNGWFNWGDPNRELTVFYGQYKCTGPGATYAGRVAWSHELTDDEAKPFISLSFIDGTEWVRL; this comes from the exons ATGGGCACGCCACGAGCACGATTGTTGGCCCGCATTGCCGTGGCGGCCGTCGTGCTCCTCGCGCCGACGACGACGTGCGGGGTGGCCGGGCACTCgcgggcgctgcggcccggcggcgggcgcggccagcAGCAGCCGTCGTCGCTGTTCCCGGCGAacgcgacgcgcgcggaggcgaTCGAGCGGCAGTTCGTGGAGTGGGTGCGGTACGTGGGCGGGCTCCGGCACAGCACGTTCCAGCACGCGGTCGCCCGCGCGTCCCCCTCCTACTCGCTCGTGGTGGACAAGGACCCCGCGCTCGGCGACTTCACGACCATCCAggccgccgtcgactcgctcccgGCCATCAACCTCGTCCGCGTCGTCATCAGGGTCAACGCCGGCACCTACAC GGAGAAGGTGACCGTCTCGGCGATGCGCGCGTTCATCACCCTGGAGGGCGCCGGCGCGGACAAGACGGTCGTGCAGTGGGGCGACACCGCGGACTCGCCGACCGGGCCCAAGGGCCGGCCCCTCGGCACGTTCAACTCGGCGTCCTTCGCCGTGAACGCGCAGTACTTCCTGGCAAGGAACATCACTTTCAAG AACACGTCGCCGGTGCCGAAGCCTGGGGCGGCGGGGAAGCAGGCGGTGGCGCTGCGGGTGTCGGCGGACAACGCGGCGTTCGTGGGGTGCAGGTTCCTGGGCGCGCAGGACACGCTGTACGACCACTCGGGCCGCCACTACTACAAGGACTGCTACATCCAAGGGTCCGTGGACTTCATCTTCGGCAACGCGCTGTCGCTGTACGAG GACTGCCACGTGCACGCGATCGCGCGGGACTACGGGGCGCTGACGGCGCAGAACCGGCAGAGCATGCTGGAGGACACGGGGTTCTCGTTCGTCAACTGCCGGGTGACGGGGTCCGGCGCGCTCTACCTGGGCCGCGCCTGGGGCACCTTCTCCCGCGTCGTCTTCGCCTACACCCACATGGACGACATCATCGTCCCCAACGGGTGGTTCAACTGGGGCGACCCCAACCGCGAGCT GACGGTGTTCTACGGGCAGTACAAGTGCACGGGCCCGGGCGCGACCTATGCCGGCCGGGTGGCGTGGTCGCACGAGCTCACCGACGACGAGGCCAAGCCCTTCATCTCGCTCAGCTTCATCGATGGCACCGAGTGGGTCAGGCTGTAG
- the LOC100382682 gene encoding Receptor-like protein kinase HSL1-like precursor, whose product MAPPRRACPCARACFVLLLALLPCCRVRRAGAQSQPADDKHLLLRIKSAWGDPPALAVWNASSPGAPCAWTFVGCDTAGRVTNLTLGSAGVAGPFPDAVGGLSALTHLDVSNNSISGAFPTALYRCASLQYLDLSQNKLTGELPVDIGRRLGANLSTLVLSNNQFDGSIPASLSSLSYLQHLTLDTNRFVGTVPPGLGSLTRLQTLWLAANRFVPAQLPASFKNLTSIVSLWASQCNLTGGFPSYVLEMEELEVLDLSNNMLTGSIPAGVWSLKNLQQLFLYDNNFSGDVVINDFAATSLTHIDLSENYKLTGPIPEAFGLLKNLTQLYLFSNNFSGEIPASIGPLPSLSIFRFGNNRFTGALPPELGKYSGLLIVEADYNELTGAIPGELCAGGKFRYLTAMNNKLTGSIPAGLANCNTLKTLALDNNQLSGDVPEALWTATLLNYVTLPGNQLSGSLPATMASNLTTLDMGNNRFSGNIPATAVQLRKFTAENNQFSGQIPASIADGMPRLLTLNLSGNRLSGDIPVSVTKLSDLTQLDMSRNQLIGEIPAELGAMPVLSVLDLSSNELSGAIPPALANLRLTSLNLSSNQLSGQVPAGLATGAYDKSFLDNPGVCTAAAGAGYLAGVRSCAAGSQDGGYSGGVSHALRTGLLVAGAALLLIAAAIAFFVARDIRKRRRVAARGHWKMTPFVVDLGFGEESILRGLTEANIVGRGGSGRVYRVTFTNRLNGAAGAVAVKQIRTAGKLDGKLEREFESEAGILGNVRHNNIVRLLCCLSGAEAKLLVYDYMDNGSLDKWLHGDALAAGGHPMATRARSARRTPLDWPTRLKVAVGAAQGLCYMHHECVPPIVHRDVKTSNILLDSEFRAKVADFGLARMLAQAGAPETMSAVAGSFGYMAPECAYTKKVNEKVDVYSYGVVLLELTTGKEPNDGGEHGSLVAWARHHYLSGGSIPDATDKSIKYAGYSDEIEVVFKLGVLCTGEMPSSRPTMDDVLQVLLKCSEQTQHKGKTERVPEYEEAPLLQPQRGSRRKQPSNGTGIDIESKSDFDSIV is encoded by the exons ATGGCGCCACCGCGGCGCGCGTGCCCGTGCGCGCGCGCCTGCTTTGTCCTGCTGCTCGCGCTGCTCCCCTGCTGCCGCGTGCGCCGAGCGGGCGCGCAGTCGCAGCCGGCGGACGACAAGCATCTGCTGCTCCGGATCAAGAGCGCGTGGGGCGACCCGCCCGCGCTGGCGGTATGGAACGCCTCGTCCCCGGGCGCGCCGTGCGCCTGGACGTTCGTCGGGTGCGACACGGCCGGGCGCGTCACGAACCTCACCCTCGGCAGCGCCGGCGTCGCGGGCCCCTTCCCGGACGCCGTCGGCGGCCTCTCGGCGCTCACCCACCTCGACGTCTCCAACAACAGCATCTCCGGCGCGTTCCCGACCGCGCTCTACCGCTGCGCTTCGCTCCAGTACCTCGACCTGTCCCAGAACAAACTCACCGGTGAGCTGCCCGTGGACATCGGTCGCCGCCTCGGTGCGAACTTGTCCACGCTTGTCCTCAGCAACAACCAGTTCGATGGCAGCATCCCGGCGTCGCTCTCCAGCCTCTCGTATCTCCAGCATCTCACGCTGGACACCAATCGCTTCGTCGGCACCGTCCCGCCGGGTCTCGGTTCACTGACGAGGCTTCAGACGCTGTGGTTGGCGGCCAACCGGTTCGTCCCGGCCCAGTTGCCGGCGTCGTTCAAGAACCTCACCAGCATAGTCAGCCTCTGGGCATCACAGTGCAACCTCACCGGCGGCTTCCCGAGCTATGTGCTGGAGATGGAGGAGCTGGAGGTGCTGGACCTGTCCAATAACATGTTGACCGGAAGCATACCTGCGGGTGTTTGGAGCCTCAAGAACTTGCAGCAATTGTTTTTGTACGACAACAACTTCTCCGGCGACGTGGTGATTAATGACTTCGCCGCGACGAGCTTGACGCACATCGACCTTTCAGAGAATTATAAACTTACAGGACCCATCCCTGAAGCCTTTGGGCTCCTGAAGAACCTTACACAGCTGTACCTCTTCAGCAACAACTTCTCCGGCGAGATACCAGCGAGCATCGGCCCGTTGCCGTCACTGTCAATATTTAGGTTTGGCAATAACCGCTTTACTGGCGCGCTCCCGCCGGAGCTTGGAAAGTACTCAGGATTGCTCATTGTTGAGGCTGATTACAACGAGCTCACCGGTGCTATCCCCGGAGAGCTGTGCGCTGGAGGCAAGTTCCGGTACCTCACCGCCATGAACAACAAACTGACCGGGTCCATCCCGGCAGGCCTCGCCAACTGCAACACTCTGAAAACGCTGGCTCTAGACAATAACCAGCTCTCCGGAGACGTGCCAGAGGCTTTGTGGACGGCGACGCTGCTTAATTACGTGACACTACCGGGTAACCAGCTCTCCGGGAGTCTTCCGGCCACCATGGCCAGCAACCTTACGACGTTAGACATGGGGAACAACAGATTCAGCGGCAACATCCCGGCTACTGCAGTTCAGCTCAGGAAATTCACGGCCGAGAACAACCAGTTCTCCGGCCAAATACCGGCCAGTATTGCTGACGGGATGCCGCGTCTCCTGACACTGAACCTGTCCGGTAACAGGCTCTCCGGCGATATCCCGGTGAGCGTTACTAAGCTAAGCGATCTGACGCAGCTGGACATGAGCAGGAACCAGCTCATCGGAGAGATACCAGCAGAGCTGGGCGCCATGCCGGTGCTCAGCGTCCTTGACCTGTCGTCGAACGAGCTCTCCGGTGCCATACCGCCGGCGCTTGCGAACCTGCGACTCACCTCCCTCAACCTGTCCTCCAACCAGCTTAGCGGCCAGGTGCCGGCCGGCCTAGCCACCGGGGCCTACGACAAGAGCTTCCTGGACAACCCCGGCGTCTGCACCGCCGCTGCGGGAGCCGGGTATCTCGCCGGTGTGCGCTCCTGCGCCGCGGGGTCGCAAGACGGAGGCTATTCCGGAGGCGTCTCGCATGCGCTCCGCACGGGCCTCCTCGTCGCCGGCGCcgcgctcctcctcatcgccgcgGCCATCGCCTTCTTCGTGGCCCGCGACATCAGGAAACGGCGCCGCGTCGCGGCGCGGGGCCACTGGAAGATGACGCCTTTCGTCGTGGATCTTGGTTTCGGGGAGGAGTCCATACTCCGGGGCCTGACGGAGGCCAACATCGTCGGCCGCGGCGGTTCCGGCCGCGTGTACCGCGTCACCTTCACCAACCGGCTcaacggggccgcaggcgcggtggccGTGAAGCAGATACGGACCGCCGGGAAACTGGACGGGAAGCTGGAGCGCGAGTTCGAGTCGGAGGCCGGCATCCTCGGCAACGTCCGGCACAATAACATCGTCAGGCTGCTGTGCTGCCTCTCCGGCGCCGAGGCCAAGCTCCTCGTGTACGACTACATGGACAACGGGAGCCTGGACAAGTGGCTCCACGGCGACGCTCTCGCCGCCGGCGGGCACCCAATGGCGACGAGGGCGCGGTCCGCACGCCGGACACCGCTGGACTGGCCGACCAGGCTCAAGGTGGCCGTCGGCGCTGCGCAGGGGCTGTGTTACATGCACCACGAATGCGTGCCGCCCATCGTTCACCGCGACGTCAAGACGAGCAACATCCTGCTGGACTCGGAGTTCCGGGCCAAGGTCGCCGACTTCGGCCTTGCCAGGATGCTGGCGCAGGCCGGGGCGCCAGAGACCATGTCCGCCGTGGCCGGCTCGTTCGGCTACATGGCTCCCG AGTGCGCTTACACAAAGAAGGTGAATGAGAAGGTCGATGTCTACAGCTACGGCGTCGTGCTCCTGGAGCTCACCACCGGCAAGGAGCCCAACGACGGCGGCGAGCACGGCAGCCTGGTGGCATGGGCACGGCACCACTACCTGTCTGGAGGGAGCATCCCCGATGCCACTGACAAGAGCATCAAATACGCCGGGTACTCCGACGAGATCGAGGTTGTTTTCAAGTTAGGCGTGCTGTGCACTGGAGAGATGCCGTCGTCGCGGCCAACCATGGACGATGTGCTGCAGGTCTTGCTCAAGTGCAGCGAGCAGACGCAGCACAAGGGCAAAACGGAGCGTGTCCCTGAGTACGAGGAGGCTCCACTCCTGCAGCCACAGCGCGGGAGTCGCCGAAAACAGCCCTCGAACGGCACGGGGATTGACATCGAATCGAAGAGCGACTTCGACAGCATTGTCTGA